The sequence AACTACTATAGTACCCAGCATTTTAGCTTCAAACGATGCAGTGATTTCAAAATatccctcctttttctttctctctaggaATCAGACCTTGAGGAGGTCTGGAGAGGGATGTCCTCTTGCAACAACTCCATAGCTCAGCCCTTGATATTTGTCCTGGCTGGAATTCCTGGCCTGGAATCTTCCCATGGCTGGTTCTCTGTGCCTTTCTTCTtggtatttgttgttgctgtcatTGGCAACGCCACCATTTTATGTATCATCAGGGTGGAGAAGAGTCTTCACGAGCCCATGTTTCTCCTCTTGGCCATGCTGTCAGTTGTTGACCTGTCTCTTGTCAGTGTCACTGTGCCCCGCATGCTGGGTATCTTCTGGATGAATGCCAAGGAAATCAGCTTTAATGCCTGCCTCACACAGATGTTTTTCATTCCATCGTTTTATGTCATGGAGTCTGGGGTCCTTCTGGCTATGGCTTTTGACAGATTTGTGGCTATCTGGCACCCTCTGAGATATACAACTGTCCTTAGTAACAACCTGCTTGTGAAGATGGCACTGGCTGTCCTGGCAAGGGCAGTGGCAGTGCTGACCCCAGCACCCATCCTGGTGAAAAGAATGGAAAGCTTCCAAACTCACATCATTGCATACTCATACTGCGCCTACATGGCTGTGGTGCAAATAGCCTGCGGAGACGTCTCTGATCACATTGTCTATGGCCTCATGGTTATTGTAGCATCTGTGGGATTTGATCTGTTTTTTATCATTCTGTCATATGGGCTGATCCTTCATGCTGTATTTCGAATACCCTCTTGGGAGGCACGGGGCAAAGCTTTCAGCACATGTGGCTCTCATCTTTGTGTCATTGCTCTCTTTTATTCCCCTGTTATCTTTTCTGTCTTGGCTCAGATTTTAGGCTATCGTATGGCTCCCCACCTACAGATTATCATTGACAATCTCTACTTCTTGGTGCCTCCCATGATCAACCCTTTGATTTATGGGGCTCGGACCAAGCAAATGCGGGAGTGGGTGCTACGAATCTTCCATTGTCAAGGAGATTGATGTTGGTACCTATGGAGCTGGAAATCATGTTAGGTTGTAGGTAGAGATAATTCTTGTCATAATTGGGCTTAGTGAGGAAAGGTATAAACCAAGGCAAGAGAAGGATTGGTCAATGTGGGAATGTAGCAGGGGCATGTCCTTTCCATCAAGATATAGTTGTTATGAAACCATGGCAAGCAATCCTCCCTAAATGCTTATGTGTAATAAAACAGGAGAAcattttgtaattaattttattgtttatcgACTTCTATCACATAACATAAattggaattatttttttcaaatgaggtaAAATGAATTTAGGCATGTATCTTAAGACCTGTGGATAAAAACAATTATCCAAAGTTTTTGTTGATATAATGatttttcttctgcatttatgTTTCAGATATTTCACCAACAGAATTATATATCACTGAAAGTAATCCTAATTGAAATGAATATGTATAAGTATCCAAGACCATATCAATAAATACTGAGCTCCTTTTTTTGTCTGAAGGGTGTTAATAGAGAAGTGTCATCCTTAGAAAGTTACTCAGTGTCAGAACATAGAACCAATATACAGTAGATTGGACTTGATAGGTAAgactttacaaatgaaaaaaaaaaaaaaaaaagacagccttAGTTTTTTTAGTAACCTccatttccatactgtttttcatagtgttccaccaatttacattcctatcagcagtgtatgagggttatcttttcttcaaatcctcaccaatacttactatctcttgcctttttgataataga comes from Cervus elaphus chromosome 1, mCerEla1.1, whole genome shotgun sequence and encodes:
- the LOC122705801 gene encoding olfactory receptor 52K1-like, whose translation is MSSCNNSIAQPLIFVLAGIPGLESSHGWFSVPFFLVFVVAVIGNATILCIIRVEKSLHEPMFLLLAMLSVVDLSLVSVTVPRMLGIFWMNAKEISFNACLTQMFFIPSFYVMESGVLLAMAFDRFVAIWHPLRYTTVLSNNLLVKMALAVLARAVAVLTPAPILVKRMESFQTHIIAYSYCAYMAVVQIACGDVSDHIVYGLMVIVASVGFDLFFIILSYGLILHAVFRIPSWEARGKAFSTCGSHLCVIALFYSPVIFSVLAQILGYRMAPHLQIIIDNLYFLVPPMINPLIYGARTKQMREWVLRIFHCQGD